The genomic interval TGGTATAGCTGCCCATGCGGTAATCTCTCACATGCAAAGCTATTTGCTCGCCTTTGCTGTAGATATGCACCATCGAGCGGGTGTAGATCACTTTTACCTGCAAGCCAATGTAAGTGTAGGGTACACTGTAGTAATGTTTATCCTGAGCCAGGTAGATATGGTTGTTCTGGGCCACTTTCAACTCCCGGTAATACTTGAGTTCAAAACTATAGTCTGGCAGTGGCCCAAGTAGGTGTTTTTCATCGGCTAAGAATTTTTCTTGTCTGCAGTAGGGCTTCTTTTGCATCCTGGTTTGATTATGTTCACGGATTTTCTCCTTGATGGCTTTATTGAGGGAGGAAAGATCAAAGAACTGTTGATGGCGCAGTTTAGCATAGACCCTGTTATAGATCAGCTTTACCCCGTTTTCTACCAAGGCCTTGTCCTGTGGTTTACGCACTCTGGCCGGAATCACCACTGCCCCATAATGATTAGCAAAATCTTCCATGGCACGATTAACATCCGGTTCATAGGGACTGGCTTTCACAATGGCAGACTTTAAGTTATCCGGTACCAGCACCTTTGGCACACCACCGATCTCTTCTAAACAGCACCGGAGGGCATACAGGAAGTCTTCTATATTTTGACTGGGAACAGCCATGGCAAAGCTGTAGTCAGAATAAGGCAGACAAGCCGCAAACACTTGACAATAGATCACTTCGCCGGTGTCTTTGTCAATGTAGGAAAGCTTTTTTCCGGCAAAATCGATAAATAGTTTTTCAGCCGCTTTGTGAGTTAGGACCATGGTAGGTTTACGGGCCAATAACTGCTGAGAGAGGTGGAAACAGAACTGGGAGTAGCCGTAGCCTTGGGCATACTCTTTTTTATACTCTTCCCACAGCAATCTTCTGTTGACACCTACCTGCTTGAGTTCTGAGGCAAAGTAGTCGAGCTTTTCTTTGAAGTGGTCAAAGCGGGTGTCTTTGTAGGCAGGATTACCGGCATGGTATTTTGCTTCCAGCAGCGGATCGGCTAGGGACAGCAGTTGCTCCACGCTTAATGGCAGCAGGGCTGTTTTGGCAAGATACGCCTTGACCGTATTCTTGCTCAGGGAAAGACTGCGGGCAATGAACTTAATGCCTTTACCTTGCTGATGCAGCAGCAGTAGTTGTTTGATCTGACTCATAGGTTTTGGTTTTCCAGC from Rhodocytophaga rosea carries:
- the istA gene encoding IS21 family transposase; protein product: MAGKPKPMSQIKQLLLLHQQGKGIKFIARSLSLSKNTVKAYLAKTALLPLSVEQLLSLADPLLEAKYHAGNPAYKDTRFDHFKEKLDYFASELKQVGVNRRLLWEEYKKEYAQGYGYSQFCFHLSQQLLARKPTMVLTHKAAEKLFIDFAGKKLSYIDKDTGEVIYCQVFAACLPYSDYSFAMAVPSQNIEDFLYALRCCLEEIGGVPKVLVPDNLKSAIVKASPYEPDVNRAMEDFANHYGAVVIPARVRKPQDKALVENGVKLIYNRVYAKLRHQQFFDLSSLNKAIKEKIREHNQTRMQKKPYCRQEKFLADEKHLLGPLPDYSFELKYYRELKVAQNNHIYLAQDKHYYSVPYTYIGLQVKVIYTRSMVHIYSKGEQIALHVRDYRMGSYTTIKEHLCSHHRHYLERSPEYYLKKAQSKSEEFYKLLEGLFQQKRYPEQLYRTCDGLLRLASRSDADSFRKACLIAIEHGNYTYRFMRNLLENNMVHDQEQIIERSLPEHTNIRGKEYYTQFLSTLN